The following coding sequences lie in one Mycobacterium sp. Z3061 genomic window:
- a CDS encoding excinuclease ABC subunit UvrA, which produces MTGTFHRRDDELDSCVRVYRTWVHNLRGVDVVAPRDALVVFTGISGSGKSSLAFGTIYAEAQRRYFESVAPYARRLLLPAGAPKVDDITGLPPAVALQQRRGSATSRSTVGTVTTLSNLLRMLFSRAGTYPPGATERLDSDAFSPNTAVGACPECHGLGRIHRVTEQTLVPDPSLTIRDGAVAAWPGAWQGQNLRDILVTLGYDIDKPWRKLPKRQRNWILFTDEQPTVEIDPSRHPVQADYYYNGTFSSAERHVRHTLANSHSAMMRRRVLQFVDTVDCPVCDGSGLRPEALKVTFAGRTIADYAGMPLAELADTLRPTASRTDAATAYESTESGELTEVATRIAADLVARLQVLVDLGLGYLTLSRRTPTVSPGELQRLRLATQLRAGLFGVLYVLDEPSAGLHPADAEPLLDVLDRLRLAGNSLFVVEHDMDVVRRADWIVDVGPGAGELGGNVLYSGPVPGLADIEESVTRSYLFEEGSPPPRQPRTPSGQLRLRGISFHNLRDLDVDLPLGVYSAVTGVSGSGKSTLVVKVLGDVVHSHLGTGRAGEPAASGDDETESEIVDLDHDASVGVAVEGVGEIKRLVSVDQRPIGRTPRSTLATYTGLFDAVRQEFAATSKARRRGWTAGRFSFNVSEGRCPTCQGEGFVSVELLFLPGTYATCPACQGARYSDETLEVRYRDRTIADVLAMTVDEASDFLADVTKAARSLTTLQEVGLGYLRLGQPATELSGGEAQRIKLASELQRPRRGHTLYLLDEPTTGLHPADVDLLDRQLHRLVDAGNTVVVAEHDMRMVAGADWVIDLGPGAGNDGGRIVAAGVPIDVARAKGSRTAPYLAKRLPQYASR; this is translated from the coding sequence ATGACAGGAACATTCCACCGACGCGACGACGAACTCGACTCTTGTGTGCGGGTCTACCGGACATGGGTGCACAATCTGCGAGGTGTCGACGTCGTAGCGCCCCGTGACGCGCTGGTCGTGTTCACCGGCATCTCCGGATCCGGCAAATCGTCGTTGGCCTTCGGGACCATCTACGCCGAGGCCCAGCGCCGCTACTTCGAATCGGTTGCCCCCTACGCCCGCCGCCTGCTACTGCCGGCCGGCGCACCGAAGGTCGATGACATCACTGGTCTGCCGCCCGCCGTCGCCTTGCAGCAGCGCCGCGGTTCGGCGACGTCGCGGTCGACGGTCGGCACTGTCACTACCCTGTCCAACCTGCTGAGGATGTTGTTCTCCCGCGCCGGAACGTACCCGCCTGGGGCCACGGAACGACTGGACTCCGATGCGTTCTCCCCGAACACCGCGGTCGGGGCGTGCCCCGAATGCCACGGATTGGGACGAATCCACCGGGTGACCGAACAGACACTGGTACCGGACCCCTCTCTGACCATCCGCGACGGCGCCGTCGCCGCATGGCCGGGCGCGTGGCAGGGCCAGAACCTACGCGACATACTGGTCACGCTGGGATACGACATCGACAAGCCATGGCGGAAACTGCCCAAGCGTCAACGTAATTGGATTCTTTTCACCGATGAGCAACCTACCGTCGAAATCGATCCGAGCCGGCATCCTGTGCAGGCCGATTACTACTACAACGGGACGTTCTCCAGCGCCGAACGTCACGTGCGCCATACGTTGGCCAACTCCCACAGCGCGATGATGCGCCGCCGCGTGCTGCAATTCGTCGACACCGTCGACTGCCCGGTATGTGACGGTTCCGGGCTGCGACCGGAAGCGCTGAAGGTCACATTCGCCGGGCGCACTATCGCTGACTATGCGGGAATGCCGTTAGCCGAGCTTGCTGACACGTTGCGCCCCACGGCTTCTCGGACCGATGCCGCGACGGCGTACGAGTCAACGGAGTCCGGTGAGTTGACGGAAGTGGCGACCAGGATCGCCGCCGACCTGGTCGCACGCCTGCAGGTGCTCGTCGATCTCGGCCTCGGCTATCTCACGCTCAGTCGCCGCACTCCGACAGTGTCGCCCGGCGAACTGCAGCGGCTGCGGCTGGCCACTCAACTGCGCGCCGGCTTGTTCGGGGTGTTGTACGTGCTCGACGAGCCGTCGGCTGGATTGCACCCCGCGGATGCCGAACCGCTGCTGGACGTTCTTGATCGCCTACGGCTGGCCGGCAATTCGCTGTTCGTGGTCGAGCACGACATGGACGTGGTGCGCCGTGCCGATTGGATCGTCGACGTCGGACCCGGGGCGGGGGAGCTCGGCGGGAATGTGCTTTACAGCGGACCGGTGCCCGGTCTCGCCGACATCGAGGAATCGGTAACTCGCAGCTACCTTTTCGAGGAGGGCAGTCCGCCGCCGCGCCAACCCCGGACGCCGTCCGGGCAGCTGCGGCTACGCGGGATCTCCTTCCATAATCTGCGAGACCTCGACGTGGACCTGCCACTCGGTGTGTATTCCGCGGTCACCGGAGTGTCCGGCTCGGGCAAGTCGACCCTTGTCGTGAAGGTCCTCGGCGACGTTGTGCACAGCCACCTCGGCACGGGACGAGCTGGCGAGCCGGCCGCATCCGGTGACGACGAAACCGAAAGCGAGATCGTCGATCTCGATCACGACGCGAGCGTCGGGGTAGCGGTAGAAGGTGTCGGGGAGATCAAACGGCTGGTATCGGTAGACCAGCGTCCGATCGGACGCACTCCGCGTTCGACACTGGCGACCTACACCGGCTTGTTCGACGCCGTGCGCCAGGAATTCGCCGCCACATCGAAGGCCCGTCGCCGCGGCTGGACAGCGGGCAGGTTCTCCTTCAACGTGTCCGAAGGCCGATGCCCCACCTGTCAGGGGGAGGGCTTTGTCTCCGTCGAATTATTGTTTCTGCCAGGTACATACGCCACCTGCCCGGCGTGTCAAGGAGCGCGTTATTCCGACGAGACACTCGAGGTGCGATACCGCGATCGCACGATCGCCGACGTGCTCGCGATGACCGTCGATGAGGCCTCAGACTTTCTTGCCGATGTCACGAAGGCGGCGCGGAGCCTGACCACGTTGCAAGAGGTCGGGCTGGGATATCTCCGCCTCGGGCAGCCCGCGACCGAACTGTCGGGCGGTGAGGCGCAGCGGATCAAGCTCGCCTCCGAACTTCAACGACCCCGCCGAGGGCATACCCTTTACCTCCTGGACGAGCCGACCACGGGGCTCCACCCCGCGGATGTAGATCTGCTCGATCGTCAGCTGCACCGCCTGGTCGACGCGGGCAATACCGTGGTGGTGGCCGAACACGACATGCGGATGGTCGCGGGCGCCGACTGGGTGATCGACCTCGGGCCAGGAGCCGGCAACGACGGTGGCCGGATTGTCGCGGCGGGCGTGCCGATTGACGTTGCGCGTGCGAAAGGCAGCCGGACGGCACCGTACTTGGCAAAACGGTTGCCGCAGTATGCTTCCCGATGA